Genomic DNA from Haemorhous mexicanus isolate bHaeMex1 chromosome 20, bHaeMex1.pri, whole genome shotgun sequence:
GAAGCAGATGGGGCTGgactgaaaagcaaagcaacagGGCTGGGTGAGACTTCTGTCCCCAAGGTCTCTCtgctgtgtgcttctagggTATCAGCACTGCCAGCAAAGTCTGCAGattacttattaaaaaaaatatatatgacaTTGTGGTTCAAAGGTTCAAGGTTTGAATGAAGAAGCTCTATGTTGACAAGCTGCTTAGAACTCTTGGGCCAAGAGGTGAGGAATTATTGGGCAGTGTTGATAGAGGTTTTACTCATGTAGGGTGAATATTCCCTCCAGAAATCCTCTTTctgtcctttttctcttttccattcaTCCTCTTTGGGGGCCCAGTGGTGGCAGAGTGCTCCTGTGCAGggtgaaaagcagcagcacacagcatgTCATAGGctgggagcagtgcaggaaCAGAGTAATGGAAAAAGGAGGCACCTGCATTTTGGAGGTGGAAGTTTGTGGTCCATAGGCATCTCCAAGACCtgcctgaagctgctgctcctccatcaAATCACAGATCCAGAGGCTTTCTTCTGCCCTAGTGAACAGCCACAGTCACTGGCAGCGAGCGTGGGGAAAAGTCCTCCTGAAACTGAGTCTGCTGGGTGGattctggtgccagcttcaggcACACGCTGGCCTCTGTCATGCTGTTGTtgttggcagagctgctgttgcgACAGGGCTCTTTGGCAGGGCGAATGGCCACCAAGAACTGGCGCTTGAAGGTCTCGCTGAGGGCGATGTAGAGGAAGGGGTTGAGGCAGCTGTTGGCGTAGCCCAAGCTAATGGCGAAGTTGTAGGCGTAAAAGAAGGCCATGGATGGGGTGTCGATGCCCAGGTGAACGAGCTGGAGGATGTAGAAGGGAGCCCAGcaaataaaaaaggcagaacAGATGGCGACTGCCATTCGGGTGACCTTCTTGGTACGCACCCGGAGACTCCTCTGGGGCAGCGGGACCACGGTGGTGGCCATGTGCTGGAGGATCTTGAAATAGACCACGCAGATGATGACCAAGGGCACAGCAAAGGCCAGCATGAACTGGTAGAGGGTGAACCAGTAGATGTCAGTCTCTGGGTTCgggagcaggagagcacagcGCACTGTCCCGTCCTCCAGAGGCATGAGGCCTGCATACATCCACACGGGGATGATGGTCAGGAAGGACAGGAGCCACACCAGGCAGATGACAAGAGCCGCCACACACGGCGTCCGGACATAGGTGGACTTGAGGGGGTAGACGGTGGCCAGGTAACGGTCCAGTGTCATCACTGTGAGGATGTTGGTGCTGGTGATCTGGCTGTTTGTGTCCAGGGCGGTGATGATGGTGCACAGGGGAGCTCCAAAGTACCACGAGCCGTTGCCTAAGAGCTGGTGGATGAGAAAGGGCATGCccaagaggaagaggaggtccACGATGGAGAGGTTGAAGATGAAAATATCAGGCACAGTCTGTTTGCATCTCAGCTTCTTCTTCTTGACGATAGTGAAGATCACAATGAGGTTCCCCATGATGCCCAGGAAGCAGATGATGCTGAAGAGACTGGGCATGATCACATTGGTGTGTGGTGCTGGCTTCTCTGCTACtgccaaaacaaaccaaagcagtGAGTGCAACCCAGAGACAACCTCTTTACAATTCAGTGTTCTTGCCCTGTCCTGCAGATGGACCCATCCCCATCAAAGACATAGATTGGAATGATTTTTAATACCCTTTCCAGCACCTGGAGAGGCTAAGCTGGGGATTTGGCACTTCCTTCTCTGCCTCTCAGTACGTGCAGCATGCCCAAACCTGGCTATGTGCAGGCATCTTTCCTCAGCTCTCCTGATGTGCTTCTGTCCTGCTTTGCAACTCCCCAGCCCTTTCTTGAGGGACTAACTTCTGGCTGGAATGCCTCTGCATTCACCAGCACCTGACAGAGTTGAGAGTAAATTTTATTCCATGAAGTGAAATGTTTTTAGCTGTTTTTTGAGGGGAGTGGGTGAGGCAGCTTGTGCTTCCCACACTGGAGAAATAAAGTCTTTCTGTGGGTGCCAAAATCTGGATAAGGTCAATACTCAAGCTGCTGTCAGAAAGCTTCAGTTCATCTCTTGGGTAGTTTATCTATTGTATGGTATGAGACACAGACTTCATTGACCATGCAGGCAGACACTGCATGCTTATCCATATTGTGAGATCTGGGACTGtaccctggctgtgtccctgttcTCCTACCAAGGTTAGGCCAGAGAACAgtctcctttccctcttccttccctgcctctctccctaGTTTCTTTCCTACAAAGAAATCCAAGTATGTGGTCAGAAAAGGATTGGGAGTATGTTTCAGAGGGACTCTTCAATAGGAGAAAAACAGCTGAAAGCTGTCTTTGAGTTCTGGATGTGATTGGATTTCCAAGGCAAAATTCTTGCCTGGTAACATTTAGCTTATCCATGCCAATGCTTGACTGTTGCTGTTTGGGGTGGGACCCCCAGACATAATCAAATTCATATTGGCCTTGTCCCCCACCTCGGTGTAAAATCACATTTTGAAGCCACAAGCTCTCGGGCACAGGAGGTGGTGTCAAAGGCAGTGATGGTGGTGCTCTCTGTTCTGCAGGGTTCCCGTGTGCTGAAGTCTAAAACAGCCCTTCTCAGCTGAGGCAAATCTCATTTCATCTCATAACTCTGCTCCAATGGGacctggtggggtttttttctaggaAATGGTTTTGTGTGAGTTATTTATGTGGCTGTTACAAGGACTGTGCGTGACAGCccctcagcccaggctgccttTCATTGAATTGCAGATGATTCAATGTGCTGCTAATTGGAAATGCTTTCAGTCACTGAACTGTTCCATCTCCTTAGCAGCAGAAGTGGGGAAGCCTCCTCCAACAGAACCTAGGGAAATCTTGACAATTAGATTAAGTGGAGTAACAGATACTTACAGGTGTAGTCCTTGCCAAAGCAGTGTCTCTTTGCTGAAGTTGTATTTGCTGACTTTGACCTCCGGAATTCTTGAGTACAAACTTCTCCACATTTACTTTGGTGTGACAGAGAAGTTTGATGGAATTAGCAAGATCACTGGGGCTACACTGCTGGCCCGTGGCTGGAAATGTGTGTGCCATATCTCAGTGCTCTTAGAAGGGGCCATGATGAGCTGCCACTGGCTCAGTCCTTTTGGCATTAGGAAGCAGCCAGCTTAGGCATGAACAAGCCCAAGGCCAATGCCAGAACCCAATAAAGCAGTTCCTGCATCATTTTATTGGGAAGCCTCTCTGCAGGTGTTGGGAAGCAGCCAGTGAGGCACAGGAGAACTAGCAGGGGCCTGAAGGTGGAAGCCAGGCTTGACTGACAAGACAAAAAAGCCTTCTCCAGACCATTTGTGGGGGTTTAAttcatccctgctcctctggtGACCCATTAATGCAAGGAAATGTTCCCTATCATGTGATTTTTAGCAGATAACCTACAGTCATCAGCACCCTCTTGAAATCTGATACTCTTGAGCATCCAAAGATGTCTCAAGCCTCCTTAATGATGGAAGATGGAGGACTAGAAACTAGAAGATGATGATTCTGATCCTGCTGTTCTGCATGGAGCTGTTATGAATTCTGATCTCCTTTCTTTTAACCACAAACTTTATGAGTGTGGCGGGAAAGGATTGTTTGAGTGAAACATAAATGCCACATGGTTAGCTGGAAATTGGGACAAAATGTCCCTTTTCTGCTGCGTAATCAATACAGTGCTCATGGCAATTCCCTAACACTTGGAATGAGCTCGGCCAGCCTCAGAGCAGGATGTGTGCAGGCCCAAAGGCTTTGTGTGAGGATGGGCTGTGAAGTGCTGTAGCACCTGTCCTGCTGATGCTGTCTGTACAAGCAGGGCTTGCATGAATTAGCTGCACTAATTTGAAGCTGTAGTTCATGTGTGTTTTATAGGCTGGAGTCAGAAGAGCACATCTATCAAATACTCAAAAGTTCTGTCTTTTCTAAAGTCTCTTTCACCTTGAGACATCATTGAATCTGaattttcagtgctgcttttgtgcaTATCCAATAcaatatattttgtatttaagCAGCTACTTCAGGCATTGATTTGTCCTTGTTTGTAGGTCTGTGGCTGCCctgatattttttcttaaagtgCCAAAGGGGCTGCACTATGTCAACTGAATGAGGACTgagggttaatttttttttctctaaggtAGTTGCTGTATTAAGCCATACTCTGATATGTAAGAGATTTCATCTTCACTGCATTTCAGAAGGAAGTACCTAAGGCACACTTTTGGTTACTAAAGGACTGTGCTGGTGCAGAAAAGAGTCAAAGACCCCATATAAACCACCTTCTGTTGAAGAGTTTCACCACCTTGAGCCATTGAGAACCGTATTGCCCGACCCTAAACTATTGATTTGAAAACAGGGTCGTATGGAGAAAACGGGGGGCTGGTaaggatctctgcatccctctcCAGCGCTATCTCAtcttttctgtgcttctctCCCTGTCTAGCCGGGCTggttcctcccttcccagcagccaggaccTGCGGGCTGCTGGAGTTtgctgcctggcagccagcaggtAGCGGCTGGCCCCGAGCCGCCGTGTTTCAGCGCTGCGCGGGCCCGGGgggtcccgcagccccggggcaTCCAGCCCGTCCCTCCGCCCGCCCGGCGCTGTCCGGCCGCGGGTGCTGAAGGCGGCACGGCCCGGGCAGGGTGTGGGgggtccctgccccagcccccgtcacccccagcccctccaagccctgctcagcccggCTCACCTGACCCGTTCTGAGCCTCCGGCGCCGAGAAGTTGCGGGAAGAGTTGCCGGGGGCCATAGCAGCGAGTGCCGGGAGCCGGGACGGAGAAAGTTGGGCGAATTCCCCGCGGAGGGTCGGGCCGCGCCCCCGCGCTTCCCAGGCGGGACGCGGGAGGACGAGGGAGCCCTCCCAGAGCCGGGGAGCGGCGGCTGAGGCTCGGCTGCGCTCGGTGCCGCTCCCGCCGAGCCCGAGCAGGTTCTGACATCAAGGAGCAGCTGACTCGGGCAGACACGCCGGGGGTGAGCATCCCTCGGCGCCGCCGGTGGGAGGGAACGCGGCTGCGGAGCGGGACCGACAccggggctgggcagtgcccctgCACATCGCACCCGAGGGGATGGCTGGGACCTGCGCCCTCCCGGTCACAGCCAGCCTGCGCTCGCTGGCGTCAGGAGGagtatcaatttttttttctttttcttttttttttttccttttaagtagCTCTGATCTGCCGTCAGtgtgtatttttctctttacagACACATGCACTTTTCATTCTCGAGTCATAGGCCCAGCCCCAGTGGGGCTGAAGGATGCTAAGGAAACATTACCCACTGAAAACTGTTGCTTACACCCTCTGATGCCTCTAACTCCAATTCTAACCTGAGATACTTCACTTGTAATTAattctctgctgttttctgctgttctgcttcTTGCTACAGCTCATTTGCTTCCTAGCTCCAGAAATTAGCTCTGTTGCTAGCTCAGATTTTATTTGTCTTCTATTTGCCTTAAAAATACTAGGCAAGGACTCCCTTGGGTTTGGAGAAGCTGTTTTACTCCTTTTCTTTGTCTTGCCAGAGCTATAGCCTGTGCTTTTCTGTGGCTTTGAGCTGATGATTGTCTTGTGCTCCTGGCCACTGTTTATACATGAGATGGATTCC
This window encodes:
- the LOC132336871 gene encoding melanin-concentrating hormone receptor 1-like, whose translation is MAPGNSSRNFSAPEAQNGSVAEKPAPHTNVIMPSLFSIICFLGIMGNLIVIFTIVKKKKLRCKQTVPDIFIFNLSIVDLLFLLGMPFLIHQLLGNGSWYFGAPLCTIITALDTNSQITSTNILTVMTLDRYLATVYPLKSTYVRTPCVAALVICLVWLLSFLTIIPVWMYAGLMPLEDGTVRCALLLPNPETDIYWFTLYQFMLAFAVPLVIICVVYFKILQHMATTVVPLPQRSLRVRTKKVTRMAVAICSAFFICWAPFYILQLVHLGIDTPSMAFFYAYNFAISLGYANSCLNPFLYIALSETFKRQFLVAIRPAKEPCRNSSSANNNSMTEASVCLKLAPESTQQTQFQEDFSPRSLPVTVAVH